Proteins co-encoded in one Streptomyces roseochromogenus subsp. oscitans DS 12.976 genomic window:
- a CDS encoding SDR family NAD(P)-dependent oxidoreductase, with the protein MDGKRFTGKVVIVTGGGSGIGAATAYRLGREGATVIAVGRTEDRLKAAAAEAPAGSTIVPRVADVSDESAVTAVIDGVAQEYGRLDVLVNNAAIAAPGTVEHTDTPTWRQIFAVDVDGVFFASRAALPHLRRNGGCIVNVGSVSGLGGDWGLAAYNAAKGALVNLTNAMALDHGHEGVRVNAVHPSLTRTAVVAPIVENEETLAAFRQRIPMRRPAEPAEVADVIAFLASSDARFVNGAHIPVDGGLGASNGQPPLF; encoded by the coding sequence GTGGACGGGAAGCGGTTCACCGGCAAGGTCGTGATCGTCACCGGCGGCGGGTCCGGCATCGGCGCCGCCACCGCGTACCGTCTCGGGCGCGAAGGCGCCACGGTGATCGCCGTAGGGCGGACCGAGGACCGGCTCAAGGCGGCCGCCGCCGAGGCCCCGGCCGGTTCGACGATCGTCCCACGCGTCGCGGACGTCTCCGACGAGTCGGCGGTCACCGCAGTGATCGACGGAGTGGCGCAGGAATACGGCCGACTGGACGTGCTGGTCAACAACGCCGCCATCGCCGCGCCCGGAACCGTCGAGCACACCGACACCCCCACCTGGCGCCAGATCTTCGCGGTCGATGTCGACGGCGTCTTCTTCGCGTCCCGGGCCGCGCTGCCTCATCTGCGGCGCAACGGCGGCTGCATCGTCAACGTCGGCTCCGTGTCCGGGCTCGGCGGGGACTGGGGCCTCGCCGCCTACAACGCCGCCAAGGGAGCACTGGTCAACCTGACCAACGCCATGGCCCTCGATCACGGCCACGAAGGCGTGCGGGTCAACGCCGTACACCCGAGTCTCACCCGCACCGCGGTGGTCGCGCCCATCGTCGAGAACGAGGAGACGCTCGCCGCGTTCCGGCAGCGCATCCCCATGCGGCGCCCCGCCGAACCGGCTGAAGTCGCCGATGTCATCGCCTTCCTGGCCAGCTCCGACGCCCGTTTCGTCAACGGCGCCCACATCCCCGTCGACGGCGGTCTCGGCGCCTCCAACGGTCAGCCTCCTTTGTTCTGA
- a CDS encoding phosphatidylinositol-specific phospholipase C/glycerophosphodiester phosphodiesterase family protein, with protein sequence MALTTRRRALTTLGAALAGAVVLPGSQAWAGSSHRGRRPLWNAHAHNDYEHPRPLFDALDHRFGSVEADVFLVGDQLLIGHDSSELDPTRTLESLYLDPLAAIVQGNHGSVYRGWRRPLQLLVDIKTEGSSTYLELDRHLRRCPHLFTRYDHGRIHRGPVTAVISGDRAARIPMEAQHERLAFYDGRLTDLGSTAPASFISLISDNWTQVFTWSGDGTFPAAERRKLYGITAAAHVQGQQVRFWATPDAAGPARDALWTELLAAGVDYLNTDDLAGLEAFLDSHPTA encoded by the coding sequence ATGGCCCTCACCACCCGTCGCAGAGCCCTCACCACCCTCGGCGCCGCGCTCGCCGGCGCGGTCGTCCTGCCCGGGTCACAGGCCTGGGCGGGCAGCTCCCACCGGGGTCGGCGTCCGCTGTGGAACGCGCACGCCCACAACGACTACGAGCACCCCCGGCCCCTGTTCGACGCGCTCGACCACCGTTTCGGCAGCGTCGAGGCCGACGTCTTCCTCGTCGGCGACCAGCTCCTCATCGGTCACGACAGTTCCGAGCTGGACCCGACCCGCACCCTCGAATCCCTCTACCTCGACCCGCTGGCCGCGATCGTGCAGGGCAACCACGGCTCGGTGTACCGGGGGTGGCGCCGGCCGCTGCAGCTCCTCGTCGACATCAAGACCGAGGGCTCCTCGACGTACCTCGAACTCGACCGCCATCTGCGCCGCTGTCCGCACCTGTTCACCCGGTACGACCACGGCCGTATCCACCGCGGACCCGTCACCGCCGTCATCTCCGGCGACCGCGCCGCCCGTATCCCCATGGAGGCACAGCACGAGCGGCTCGCCTTCTACGACGGCCGGCTCACCGACCTCGGCAGCACCGCCCCCGCCTCCTTCATCTCACTGATCAGCGACAACTGGACGCAGGTCTTCACCTGGTCGGGTGACGGCACATTCCCCGCCGCCGAACGGCGGAAGCTGTACGGCATCACCGCCGCCGCACACGTGCAGGGGCAGCAGGTGCGGTTCTGGGCCACGCCGGACGCCGCGGGACCGGCCCGCGACGCCCTGTGGACGGAGCTGCTCGCCGCCGGCGTCGACTACCTCAACACCGATGACCTGGCAGGCCTGGAGGCCTTCCTCGACTCTCATCCCACCGCGTGA
- a CDS encoding alpha/beta fold hydrolase produces MVEHRMIDVNGIRLHIAEQGDGPLVVLLHGFPESWHSWHHQFGPLAEAGFRVVAPDQRGYGRSDRPEDVGAYSILHLVGDVVGLVQALGEEQAYVVGHDWGAPVAWHTALLRPDLVRAVAGLSVPPPFRGTQAPLAAMDKMFGGRFYWNYFNRPGVADAEFAKDTRTTLRKFFYWGSGDAPHAGDGQQPLVDPERGWLADMQDPDVLPEWFTEDDLDALTESFSKGFTGALNWYRNLDRNWELTAPWHGARVTRPALYIYGDRDVVPAFPGTPELIAKLPGLMPNLWREPLELSGCGHWTQQERPDEVNTALIEFLRAHA; encoded by the coding sequence ATGGTTGAGCATCGAATGATTGACGTGAACGGCATTCGGCTGCACATCGCCGAGCAGGGCGACGGCCCCCTGGTGGTGCTCCTGCACGGCTTCCCCGAGTCATGGCACTCCTGGCACCACCAGTTCGGCCCGCTGGCCGAGGCGGGCTTCCGCGTGGTCGCCCCCGACCAGCGTGGATACGGACGCAGCGACCGTCCCGAGGACGTCGGCGCGTACTCCATCCTCCACCTCGTCGGTGACGTCGTCGGGCTGGTGCAGGCCCTGGGCGAGGAGCAGGCGTACGTCGTCGGGCACGACTGGGGCGCACCGGTCGCCTGGCACACCGCGCTGCTGCGGCCCGACCTGGTGCGCGCGGTGGCCGGGCTCAGCGTGCCGCCGCCGTTCCGGGGGACACAGGCCCCGCTGGCCGCCATGGACAAGATGTTCGGCGGCCGCTTCTACTGGAACTACTTCAACCGGCCGGGTGTCGCCGACGCCGAGTTCGCAAAGGACACGCGCACCACTCTGCGGAAGTTCTTCTACTGGGGTTCCGGCGACGCACCGCACGCCGGCGACGGCCAACAGCCACTTGTCGACCCCGAGCGCGGCTGGCTCGCGGACATGCAGGACCCCGACGTACTGCCGGAGTGGTTCACCGAGGACGACCTCGACGCGCTCACCGAGAGTTTCTCCAAGGGCTTCACCGGCGCTCTCAACTGGTACCGCAACCTCGACCGCAACTGGGAACTGACCGCTCCGTGGCACGGCGCCCGCGTCACCCGGCCCGCCCTCTACATCTACGGCGACCGCGATGTCGTCCCCGCGTTCCCGGGTACGCCCGAGCTCATCGCGAAACTCCCCGGCCTCATGCCCAATCTGTGGCGCGAGCCCCTCGAACTGTCGGGCTGCGGACACTGGACCCAGCAGGAGCGCCCGGACGAGGTGAACACGGCGCTCATCGAATTCCTCAGGGCCCACGCCTGA
- a CDS encoding acyl-CoA dehydrogenase family protein — protein MTDLLYSEEEEALRAAVRDLLTDHCAPADVIARGESDAPHDLALWKSLAEGMGLAGLLVPEEQGGQGASAREVAVVLEELGRAVAPVPYLTSAVVATEALLACEDEELLGRLASGRTIGALAVGLHAAPGAAVPTVRLENGTLHGELTGIADAAVADVLLVPADDGGLYAVTADAVTVTPQVSLDLTRPLATVRLADAPGRRIGAAEPAVRRALRAAAGLLASEQLGVADWALTETVRYLKERKQFNRPVGGFQALKHRLAQLWLEVVSLRAAARAAADALACGEDAEISAAVAQAYAAPVAVHAAEEALQLHGGIGMTWEHPIHLYLKRAKADSIAYGTAGAHREALAELVDLQAP, from the coding sequence ATGACCGATCTTCTCTACTCCGAGGAGGAAGAGGCGCTGCGCGCCGCCGTCCGTGATCTGCTCACGGACCACTGCGCGCCGGCGGACGTCATCGCCCGCGGCGAGTCCGACGCCCCGCACGACCTCGCCCTGTGGAAGTCCCTCGCCGAGGGCATGGGCCTCGCCGGGCTCCTGGTGCCCGAGGAGCAGGGCGGCCAGGGCGCATCCGCCCGCGAAGTGGCCGTCGTACTGGAGGAGTTGGGCCGCGCGGTCGCCCCCGTGCCGTACCTCACCAGCGCGGTCGTGGCCACCGAAGCCCTGCTGGCCTGCGAGGACGAGGAACTGCTGGGACGGCTGGCCTCCGGGCGCACCATCGGCGCCCTCGCCGTCGGCCTGCACGCGGCTCCGGGCGCCGCCGTCCCGACCGTACGACTCGAAAACGGCACGCTGCACGGGGAGCTGACCGGCATCGCCGACGCGGCCGTGGCGGACGTCCTGCTCGTCCCGGCCGACGACGGCGGGCTGTACGCCGTGACCGCGGACGCCGTGACGGTCACCCCGCAGGTCTCCCTGGACCTGACCCGGCCGCTGGCGACGGTACGGCTGGCGGACGCCCCCGGCCGCCGTATCGGCGCCGCGGAACCCGCCGTGCGACGTGCCCTGCGCGCCGCCGCCGGACTGCTCGCCTCCGAGCAACTCGGCGTCGCCGACTGGGCGTTGACCGAGACGGTCCGCTATCTGAAGGAGCGCAAGCAGTTCAACCGGCCGGTCGGCGGCTTCCAGGCTCTCAAGCACCGGCTCGCCCAGCTGTGGCTGGAGGTGGTCAGTCTCCGGGCGGCCGCCCGCGCCGCCGCCGACGCGCTCGCCTGTGGCGAGGACGCGGAGATCTCGGCCGCCGTCGCGCAGGCGTATGCGGCGCCCGTCGCCGTCCACGCCGCGGAGGAGGCGCTGCAGCTGCACGGCGGCATCGGTATGACCTGGGAGCATCCGATCCACCTGTATCTGAAGCGGGCCAAGGCGGACTCGATCGCCTACGGCACGGCGGGAGCGCACCGGGAAGCGCTGGCCGAACTGGTCGACCTCCAGGCACCTTGA
- a CDS encoding SMP-30/gluconolactonase/LRE family protein produces the protein MSFKNVFDSGGDEAGSAEQSTQALNSDTPGAGDISGAVRDLEGQRDPWLVRQTAHGALDVMGFLGPLFQKFQDVSADQRQVSEDPGSVSGMASSAMDKASASLKVEIRDEDLPRISDTRSFLLITTGLGRSEGLAVDPARKTAYVPDRSGRKLSVVDLATGAQRVVAGGLGDIGDVAVDRNGTAYTTDYGGSRLLAVDLANGSSRQVAAVPAAYGVALDGTGKAYVANWNDGQLVAVDLQSGEKKTIASGLVHASGVALDRNGKAYVGQSDGTTLYEVDLADGTKRVVTSLPAANTARVELDGAGKAYVTDQSGGRLYEVGLADGAQRVVASGLGHPFGVALDGGNGQIYVSNQEGQLWRLSQRAAQALGGIGKVVA, from the coding sequence ATGTCTTTCAAGAACGTCTTCGACAGCGGCGGCGACGAAGCCGGCTCAGCCGAGCAGTCCACCCAAGCGCTCAACAGTGACACCCCTGGCGCTGGAGACATCTCGGGGGCCGTGCGCGACCTGGAGGGTCAGCGCGACCCATGGCTGGTGCGCCAGACGGCGCACGGGGCGCTCGATGTGATGGGGTTCCTCGGCCCCCTCTTCCAGAAGTTCCAGGACGTGTCCGCCGATCAGCGTCAGGTCTCCGAAGATCCCGGTTCGGTGTCCGGCATGGCATCGTCGGCCATGGACAAGGCATCCGCATCACTGAAGGTGGAGATCCGCGACGAAGACCTGCCGCGCATCAGCGACACCAGGAGCTTCCTCCTGATCACGACGGGTCTGGGGAGGTCCGAAGGTCTCGCGGTGGACCCGGCACGGAAGACGGCGTACGTCCCTGACCGGAGCGGCCGGAAGCTGTCCGTGGTGGATCTCGCCACCGGCGCCCAACGCGTGGTCGCCGGCGGCCTGGGCGACATCGGCGACGTGGCCGTGGACCGGAACGGCACGGCCTACACCACGGACTACGGCGGCTCCCGTCTGCTCGCGGTGGACCTGGCCAACGGCTCCTCCCGCCAGGTCGCCGCCGTCCCGGCGGCGTACGGCGTCGCGCTGGACGGAACCGGCAAGGCCTATGTCGCCAACTGGAACGACGGACAGCTCGTCGCGGTCGACCTGCAGAGCGGCGAGAAGAAGACGATCGCCAGCGGTCTGGTGCACGCCTCCGGAGTGGCGCTGGACCGGAACGGCAAGGCGTACGTGGGCCAGAGCGACGGCACCACCCTGTACGAGGTCGACCTGGCCGACGGCACCAAACGTGTCGTGACCAGCCTCCCGGCGGCGAACACCGCCCGCGTGGAACTCGACGGCGCCGGCAAGGCATATGTCACCGATCAGTCCGGCGGCCGGCTGTACGAGGTCGGCCTGGCCGACGGCGCGCAGCGTGTGGTGGCCTCCGGCCTCGGCCACCCCTTCGGCGTCGCGCTGGACGGCGGCAACGGCCAGATCTACGTCAGCAACCAGGAGGGCCAGTTGTGGCGGCTGTCCCAACGCGCCGCCCAGGCCCTGGGAGGCATCGGGAAAGTCGTGGCGTGA
- a CDS encoding isochorismatase family protein, whose amino-acid sequence MPRTARETGKTGKPPTRRTLREPPSPHHEDPVTQIDERIVPAGGDIAVREIRYGSASTTDLHQQLSDRGIGTLVLAGISTRGVVLSPSSRPPIAATASSSCPTASPTPALRRSRCSSARSSRPGPMPWTPPCCANCSGPPDPTPGGAPVTRDPSPGAARCRGRSPGTVRS is encoded by the coding sequence ATACCCCGCACGGCCCGGGAAACCGGGAAAACCGGCAAACCCCCCACCAGGAGAACCCTTCGTGAGCCCCCCTCCCCGCACCACGAGGACCCGGTCACGCAGATCGACGAACGGATCGTGCCCGCGGGCGGCGACATCGCCGTACGCGAGATCCGCTACGGCTCGGCCTCCACGACCGACCTCCACCAGCAGCTGAGCGACCGCGGCATCGGCACCCTGGTGCTCGCCGGAATCAGCACCAGGGGCGTCGTCCTGTCCCCCTCATCGAGGCCGCCGATCGCGGCCACCGCGTCCTCGTCCTGTCCGACGGCGTCGCCGACCCCGGCCCTGAGACGCAGCCGGTGCTCGTCGGCAAGGTCTTCCCGTCCCGGGCCCATGCCATGGACACCACCGTGCTGCGCGAACTGCTCCGGTCCGCCTGACCCGACGCCCGGCGGGGCCCCGGTGACTCGCGACCCGTCGCCCGGCGCCGCTCGGTGTCGCGGCCGGTCTCCCGGAACGGTCCGGTCATGA
- a CDS encoding M1 family metallopeptidase, with the protein MTWCSRRTLIRGAALVPLAATAADEGARQAERYFPSHGTYGHRTLSYDLHLAYDPAAGTLDGRARIQAVADRPLRQVELDLAGLTVHDARIDGAVVGPGRKRNKLVLPVRRPIAAGTPFTMEIGYGGRPGPVRTPFGQIGWDRTGDANEGTLVAAQPLGAPSWFPCNDRPDDKAEFTFRVTVPRGHHALANGALVDRSRRGPTECWTYHHPGPMAPYLAALYTGRFTHDTWEARDTSTGRRVTGRDAYPTYLSRRARYDLARQPAMFEVFTGWFGPYPFETYGAVVVDAELDQPVENQTASVFGRNHVDGARTWETLVAHELVHQWYGNSVSLRDWRDIWLNEGFATYGEWLWSEHIGEDSADTIARAAWHTLARRPQRLRIADPGPDRIFDDRVYNRGACTLHALRLTLGDDRFFALLRGWHHAHRGGSADTAAFIAHAGRYAPTAVEPVLHAWLHEKQLPPLPPARS; encoded by the coding sequence GTGACCTGGTGCAGCCGGCGGACGCTGATCCGCGGCGCGGCGCTGGTGCCGTTGGCCGCGACGGCCGCCGACGAGGGGGCGAGGCAGGCCGAACGCTACTTTCCGAGCCACGGAACGTACGGCCACCGCACGCTCTCCTACGACCTGCACCTGGCGTACGACCCTGCCGCCGGCACGCTCGACGGCCGGGCCCGCATCCAGGCGGTGGCGGACCGGCCGCTACGGCAGGTCGAGCTGGATCTCGCGGGCCTGACCGTGCACGACGCCCGGATCGACGGGGCCGTCGTCGGTCCGGGCCGGAAACGGAACAAGCTGGTCCTGCCCGTGCGGCGCCCCATCGCGGCGGGCACGCCCTTCACCATGGAGATCGGCTACGGCGGCCGGCCCGGCCCGGTGCGCACGCCGTTCGGGCAGATCGGCTGGGACCGTACCGGCGACGCCAACGAGGGGACACTGGTGGCCGCCCAGCCGCTCGGTGCCCCGTCGTGGTTCCCGTGCAACGACCGTCCGGACGACAAGGCCGAGTTCACCTTCCGGGTGACCGTGCCGCGCGGTCACCACGCGCTCGCCAACGGCGCTCTCGTGGACCGGAGCCGCAGGGGGCCCACCGAGTGCTGGACGTACCACCACCCCGGCCCCATGGCTCCCTATCTCGCAGCGCTGTACACCGGCCGCTTCACCCACGACACCTGGGAAGCCCGGGACACCTCGACCGGCCGCCGGGTCACCGGCCGCGACGCGTACCCCACCTATCTGTCCCGCCGGGCCCGGTACGATCTGGCCCGCCAGCCCGCCATGTTCGAGGTGTTCACCGGCTGGTTCGGGCCGTATCCCTTCGAGACCTACGGCGCGGTCGTCGTGGACGCCGAGCTGGACCAGCCCGTGGAGAACCAGACCGCGTCCGTCTTCGGGCGCAACCACGTGGACGGCGCCCGGACGTGGGAGACGCTCGTCGCCCACGAACTCGTCCACCAGTGGTACGGCAACAGCGTGAGTCTGCGGGACTGGCGCGACATCTGGCTGAACGAGGGCTTCGCCACCTACGGCGAATGGCTGTGGTCGGAGCACATCGGCGAGGACTCCGCGGACACCATCGCCCGGGCGGCCTGGCACACGCTGGCGAGGAGGCCGCAGCGCCTGCGGATCGCCGACCCCGGACCGGACCGCATCTTCGACGACCGCGTCTACAACAGGGGCGCGTGTACGCTCCACGCCCTGCGGCTGACGCTGGGCGACGACCGCTTCTTCGCCCTGCTGCGCGGCTGGCACCACGCGCACCGCGGCGGCAGCGCCGACACCGCCGCCTTCATCGCCCATGCCGGCCGGTACGCGCCGACGGCCGTCGAGCCGGTGCTGCACGCGTGGCTCCACGAGAAACAGCTGCCGCCCTTGCCACCGGCACGGTCCTGA
- a CDS encoding VOC family protein: MPVRRVMPNIHSAAPRQSAEFYGELGLEEVMNHGWIVTLASPGSPAVQLSVMTEDRTAPVAPDLSIEVEDVDAAYATMVKRGAEIVHPLTDEEWGVRRFFVRDPDGRVVNVLSHR; encoded by the coding sequence ATGCCTGTCCGCCGCGTCATGCCCAACATCCACTCGGCCGCACCGCGGCAGAGCGCCGAGTTCTACGGAGAGCTGGGGCTGGAGGAGGTCATGAACCACGGCTGGATCGTGACGCTGGCCTCCCCCGGGAGCCCGGCCGTACAGCTCAGCGTGATGACCGAGGACCGCACCGCGCCCGTCGCCCCGGACCTGAGCATCGAGGTGGAGGATGTCGACGCGGCCTACGCGACGATGGTCAAGCGCGGCGCGGAGATCGTGCACCCACTCACGGACGAGGAGTGGGGCGTACGGCGGTTCTTCGTGCGGGACCCCGACGGGCGGGTCGTCAACGTGCTCAGCCACCGCTGA
- a CDS encoding DUF779 domain-containing protein, with product MDGETPRVELTPQAADLVRRLRAEHGPLMFHQSGGCCDGSAPMCYPDGEFRTGGSDVLLAELTVDGVAEPVTFWMSRSQYAAWSHTRLIVDVVPGRGSGFSLEAPEGVRFLTRSRVVDV from the coding sequence ATGGATGGGGAAACCCCGCGCGTCGAACTCACCCCTCAGGCCGCCGACCTGGTGCGGCGGCTGCGCGCCGAGCACGGTCCGCTGATGTTCCACCAGTCCGGCGGCTGCTGCGACGGCAGCGCGCCCATGTGCTACCCGGACGGCGAGTTCCGCACCGGCGGCTCGGACGTGCTGCTGGCGGAGCTGACCGTGGACGGTGTGGCCGAGCCCGTGACCTTCTGGATGTCCCGGAGTCAGTACGCGGCGTGGAGCCACACCCGGCTGATCGTCGACGTCGTCCCCGGACGGGGGAGCGGATTCTCGCTGGAAGCACCCGAGGGGGTGCGTTTTCTCACCCGTTCTCGCGTAGTCGACGTCTAG
- a CDS encoding phosphodiester glycosidase family protein, with protein MLAGAALAGAAPAGAVPDGKRIAPGVTYRQFDVDASAGPAHAHLLTVDLANPHVRVDLLHPGAVAARATVSAMADSAGAVAGVNGDFFNITETQHPGVEATGASVGPAIADGQVLKAAVPNGQRFGPSLPPGTTTEDVFGVGTDRRARLDRLSLVGSVDTPEGTVTLKGLNQYALPENSVGAFTYRWGSASRMRSVCGTDTQRSAPCSTDTYEVKVRGGRVVSTAGTPGSGSIPADTTVLVGREEGAQQLRKLSAGDAVSVTHRLVAASAAVPYTFAIGGFPVLEDGEAHSGLDNVTSAVRTVVGFKDDGRQLLILALDGGADYRTGMTVAEEAGTMRSLGASDAFNLDGGGSSELVTRDAGASTVTVRNHPSSGAERPVANGIGVFSAG; from the coding sequence ATGCTGGCCGGTGCGGCCCTCGCGGGGGCGGCACCGGCCGGCGCCGTTCCGGACGGCAAGCGGATCGCGCCGGGCGTCACGTACCGGCAGTTCGACGTCGACGCGAGCGCGGGCCCGGCCCACGCCCATCTGCTCACGGTCGACCTGGCCAATCCGCACGTCCGGGTCGACCTGCTCCACCCGGGCGCGGTGGCGGCCCGGGCCACCGTCTCGGCGATGGCGGACTCGGCCGGGGCGGTCGCGGGCGTCAACGGTGACTTCTTCAACATCACCGAGACCCAGCACCCGGGCGTGGAGGCCACCGGCGCGAGCGTCGGACCGGCGATCGCGGACGGGCAGGTGCTCAAGGCGGCGGTGCCGAACGGCCAGCGGTTCGGGCCCTCGCTGCCGCCGGGCACGACCACCGAGGACGTCTTCGGGGTGGGCACCGACCGACGGGCCCGGCTGGACCGGCTGTCCCTCGTCGGCAGTGTCGACACACCGGAGGGCACGGTCACACTGAAGGGCCTCAACCAGTACGCGCTCCCGGAGAACTCCGTCGGCGCCTTCACCTACCGGTGGGGCAGCGCCTCCCGGATGCGCTCCGTGTGCGGCACCGACACCCAGCGGTCGGCGCCGTGCAGCACGGACACGTACGAGGTGAAGGTGCGGGGCGGCCGGGTGGTCTCCACCGCCGGCACCCCGGGCAGCGGCTCGATCCCGGCGGACACCACGGTCCTCGTGGGCCGCGAGGAGGGCGCACAGCAGCTGCGCAAGCTCTCGGCCGGTGACGCGGTGAGCGTGACGCACCGTCTGGTGGCCGCGTCGGCGGCGGTGCCCTACACGTTCGCCATCGGCGGCTTCCCGGTCCTGGAGGACGGGGAGGCGCACTCCGGCCTCGACAACGTCACCTCGGCGGTGCGCACGGTCGTGGGCTTCAAGGACGACGGACGGCAACTGCTGATCCTGGCCTTGGACGGCGGCGCCGATTACCGGACCGGTATGACGGTCGCCGAGGAGGCCGGCACCATGCGCTCGCTGGGCGCGTCCGACGCGTTCAACCTCGACGGGGGTGGCTCCTCGGAGCTGGTCACCCGCGACGCGGGCGCGAGCACCGTCACGGTCCGCAACCATCCCAGCAGTGGCGCCGAGCGTCCTGTGGCGAATGGCATCGGCGTGTTCTCCGCCGGCTGA
- a CDS encoding DedA family protein, with protein MTAVNPMNSASVLAAFGALGVLVVIFAESGLLVVGFFLPGDTLLFPAGVLCAGTAHQPPRLALWQVLLCAAVGAVAGGQAGYLIGRHGGRALLARTSSRRVKTAAARAEELLARYGYGKALVIGRFVPFLRTVLHPVAGALGVPVRTLTLWQSVGGVVWSQALVLAGYSLGASVPHLDDYLLPLVAVVVVVSMLPLLIEAWRGRRERR; from the coding sequence GTGACAGCCGTCAACCCGATGAACAGCGCCTCGGTGCTGGCCGCCTTCGGCGCGCTCGGCGTCCTGGTGGTGATCTTCGCCGAGTCCGGTCTGCTGGTGGTCGGCTTCTTCCTGCCCGGCGACACGCTGCTGTTCCCCGCCGGTGTCCTGTGCGCCGGCACCGCTCACCAGCCGCCCCGGCTCGCGCTGTGGCAGGTGCTGCTGTGCGCGGCCGTCGGGGCGGTGGCCGGCGGACAGGCCGGGTATCTGATCGGCCGGCACGGCGGCCGGGCCCTGCTGGCCCGCACCTCCAGCCGGCGGGTCAAGACGGCGGCCGCGCGGGCCGAGGAACTGCTCGCGCGGTACGGCTACGGGAAGGCGCTGGTCATCGGCCGGTTCGTGCCGTTCCTGCGGACGGTTCTGCATCCGGTGGCCGGCGCGCTCGGGGTGCCCGTGCGGACGCTCACGCTGTGGCAGAGCGTCGGCGGTGTGGTGTGGTCGCAGGCGCTCGTCCTCGCGGGGTACAGCCTGGGGGCGTCCGTTCCGCACCTCGACGACTATCTGCTGCCGCTGGTGGCCGTGGTGGTCGTCGTGTCGATGCTGCCGCTGCTGATCGAAGCGTGGCGGGGACGGCGCGAACGCCGTTGA
- a CDS encoding cytosine permease encodes MRDPATAPARAAAGWTVFGGFLAGILVCGTGALAATAVDMNDPEFALQPLLPGWFRPLFLLAPVLGTVALNALTAYSAGLARQAIGLRIRRSRSVLVDGTVSVTPTLYALLVSNFFDTVGTVPQLTVVLLGPSTAVHATGILLRRNRYDGVALGDESRTGPFWYTCGFNLAGVPALGAGAAASALRVDTVCSGPVAAALGGVDLALPAGLLASSAAYALLMRRVGATV; translated from the coding sequence ATGCGTGATCCGGCCACCGCGCCCGCCCGGGCAGCGGCCGGCTGGACGGTGTTCGGCGGCTTCCTGGCGGGCATCCTGGTCTGCGGCACCGGCGCGCTCGCCGCGACCGCCGTTGACATGAACGACCCGGAGTTCGCGCTGCAGCCGCTGCTGCCGGGCTGGTTCCGCCCCCTGTTCCTGCTCGCGCCGGTCCTCGGCACCGTCGCCCTCAACGCCCTGACCGCCTACAGCGCCGGTCTCGCACGGCAGGCCATCGGCCTACGCATCCGGCGCTCGCGGAGCGTCCTCGTCGACGGCACCGTCTCCGTCACGCCGACCCTGTACGCGCTGCTCGTCTCGAACTTCTTCGACACCGTCGGCACCGTGCCGCAGCTGACCGTGGTCCTGCTCGGCCCGAGCACGGCCGTCCACGCCACCGGCATCCTGCTGCGCCGCAACCGCTACGACGGCGTCGCCCTCGGCGACGAGTCCCGCACCGGGCCCTTCTGGTACACCTGCGGGTTCAACCTGGCCGGAGTGCCGGCCCTCGGGGCCGGTGCGGCCGCCTCCGCACTGCGCGTCGACACCGTCTGCAGCGGACCCGTGGCCGCCGCCCTGGGCGGTGTCGACCTGGCCCTGCCGGCGGGCCTGCTGGCGTCCTCGGCGGCGTACGCGCTGCTGATGCGCCGGGTCGGCGCCACTGTCTGA